The Candidatus Accumulibacter similis genome has a segment encoding these proteins:
- a CDS encoding acyl-CoA dehydrogenase: MMATRARPRFCWQDPLLLDAQLDDDERRLRDAAQDYCQGRLLPRVLESFRHERSDTTIYREMGAMGLLGPTIPSEYGGAGLGHVSYGLIAREVERVDSGYRSMMSVQSSLVMLPILRFGSEEQRCRYLPQLASGELIGCFGLTEPNHGSDPGSMETRARAVGGGFRLSGSKTWITNSPIADVFIVWAKDDAAAIRGFVLDRGMRGLSAPPIHGKFGLRTSITGEIVMDDVFVPEENVFPEIRGLKGPFTCLDSARYGIAWGALGAAESCWHTARQYTLDRRQFGRPLAANQLVQKKLADMQTEIALGLQGCLRLGRMKDDGTATPEITSIMKRNSCGKALAIARTARDMLGANGISDEFGVVRHMLNLEVVNTYEGTHDVHALILGRAQTGIAAF, translated from the coding sequence ATGATGGCGACGCGAGCCCGGCCCCGATTTTGCTGGCAGGACCCGCTGCTCCTCGATGCGCAGCTCGACGACGACGAGCGCCGGCTGCGCGATGCGGCGCAGGATTACTGCCAGGGCAGGCTTCTGCCGCGCGTGCTGGAATCGTTCCGCCACGAGCGAAGCGACACCACGATCTACCGCGAAATGGGCGCGATGGGTCTCCTCGGCCCGACGATTCCATCCGAATACGGTGGCGCCGGTCTCGGGCACGTCAGCTATGGGCTGATCGCGCGCGAGGTCGAACGGGTGGATTCCGGCTACCGCTCGATGATGAGCGTCCAATCGTCACTGGTGATGCTGCCGATTCTTCGCTTCGGCAGCGAGGAGCAGCGATGTCGTTACCTGCCGCAACTGGCAAGCGGCGAACTGATCGGCTGCTTTGGGCTGACCGAGCCCAATCACGGCTCCGACCCCGGCAGCATGGAGACGCGGGCGCGCGCCGTCGGCGGAGGTTTTCGCCTCTCCGGCAGCAAGACATGGATCACGAACTCACCCATCGCCGACGTCTTCATCGTCTGGGCGAAGGACGATGCGGCCGCCATCCGCGGTTTCGTGCTTGACCGCGGAATGCGCGGCCTCAGCGCCCCGCCGATCCACGGCAAGTTCGGGCTGCGCACCTCGATCACCGGCGAGATCGTCATGGACGACGTCTTCGTTCCCGAGGAGAACGTCTTTCCCGAAATCCGCGGCTTGAAGGGACCCTTCACCTGCCTCGACTCGGCGCGCTATGGGATTGCCTGGGGTGCTCTCGGTGCCGCCGAGTCCTGTTGGCACACGGCTCGTCAGTACACGCTCGACCGGCGGCAGTTCGGGCGGCCGCTGGCGGCGAATCAACTGGTGCAGAAGAAACTCGCCGACATGCAGACGGAAATCGCGCTCGGGCTGCAGGGATGCCTGCGACTGGGGCGCATGAAGGACGACGGTACGGCGACGCCGGAAATCACTTCGATCATGAAGCGCAACTCCTGCGGCAAGGCGCTCGCGATCGCCCGCACGGCGCGCGACATGCTTGGTGCCAACGGCATTTCGGACGAATTCGGCGTCGTCCGCCACATGCTCAACCTGGAGGTGGTCAACACCTACGAGGGAACGCACGACGTGCATGCGCTGATTCTCGGCCGGGCGCAGACCGGCATCGCGGCTTTCTGA
- a CDS encoding DNA polymerase III subunit epsilon: MNARLRLAISVIILFLLVTGPFLITAALVWADAQADERAALVRLIAPHLSLGTMMTAFGFFVGLLVIRYLFREYVQGLLKMAENLRLMLAANRNFRVTPEGPPEVRLLAAATNDLAQQRDGLMDDVAAQIAAAKSSVEEEKNRLAALMSELAQAVVVCNREGRILLYNSRARLQFRALALGSTAVAGGALIGLGRSIFSILERSQIDHALDVVRQRLHKGAATAIATFITAARGGQLLRVQLVPVLATDDAPRQREMTGYVLTVENITRSLEQESRRDQVLQSLTDGTRGSLANIRVAVGNLLDYPDIEPEIRERFIGIISDEVVRMSQRLDRTMSEFADSLKTRWPLEEVQGLDLVTAAQRRIEQELQLATSSEEIDESVWLRAESFSLVFSICFLAARLVAQHRIPDLRFRLLPCGRLVYLDIIWADHAISSETFATWENEPMQLGSESSPLSLRDVIDRHGGEIWYEREKASQQRCFFRFVLPVALPDSLQAQPVGDEPSVRPEYYDFDLFHFRDQSIDLDRRLSDLAYTVFDTETTGLEPAAGDEIIQIGAVRIVNGRLLRHENFDHLVDPQRFLRPEGVRIHGITDDMVRGQPQIDIVLPAFHDFCNDTVLVAHNAAFDMRFLQLKEDSTGVVFSQPVLDTLLLSGVLHANQDSHQLDHIAERLGVVIEGRHSALGDACATAEVFLRMLPLLAQMGIVTLRQALEASEKSYFARVKY; this comes from the coding sequence ATGAACGCGCGCCTCCGTCTGGCCATCTCGGTCATCATCCTCTTCCTGCTGGTGACCGGCCCCTTCCTGATCACGGCGGCGTTGGTGTGGGCGGATGCCCAGGCGGACGAGCGCGCGGCGCTCGTCCGCCTGATCGCACCGCACCTCTCGCTGGGTACGATGATGACCGCCTTTGGCTTCTTCGTCGGTCTCCTGGTCATTCGCTATCTCTTCCGGGAGTATGTGCAGGGTCTGCTGAAGATGGCCGAGAACCTGCGTCTGATGCTGGCGGCGAACCGCAACTTCCGGGTCACACCGGAGGGACCACCGGAGGTCCGCCTGCTGGCCGCGGCGACGAACGACCTTGCGCAGCAGCGCGACGGTCTGATGGATGATGTCGCGGCGCAGATTGCCGCAGCCAAGTCGTCGGTGGAGGAGGAAAAGAACCGGCTGGCGGCGCTGATGTCGGAGCTGGCCCAGGCGGTCGTGGTGTGCAACCGCGAGGGGCGGATCCTGCTCTACAACAGCCGCGCCCGGCTGCAGTTCCGGGCACTCGCTCTCGGCAGCACGGCGGTCGCCGGCGGTGCACTGATCGGGCTCGGCAGGTCGATTTTCTCGATACTCGAGCGCAGTCAGATCGATCACGCCCTCGACGTCGTACGTCAGCGACTGCACAAGGGCGCGGCCACGGCAATCGCCACCTTCATCACGGCGGCGCGCGGTGGCCAGCTCCTGCGCGTCCAGCTGGTGCCGGTGCTGGCAACCGATGACGCGCCGCGACAGCGCGAGATGACCGGTTACGTGCTGACGGTGGAGAACATCACCCGCAGCCTGGAACAGGAATCCCGCCGCGATCAGGTCCTGCAGTCACTGACGGACGGTACCCGCGGCAGCCTGGCGAACATCCGCGTCGCCGTGGGCAACCTGCTGGACTACCCCGACATCGAACCGGAAATCCGCGAGCGCTTCATTGGCATCATCAGCGACGAGGTCGTCCGCATGAGCCAGCGCCTCGACCGGACGATGAGCGAGTTCGCCGATTCGCTGAAGACACGCTGGCCGCTCGAAGAGGTCCAGGGGCTGGATCTGGTCACCGCCGCACAGCGTCGCATCGAGCAGGAACTGCAGCTGGCAACCAGCAGCGAGGAGATCGATGAATCGGTCTGGCTGCGGGCCGAGAGCTTTTCCCTGGTCTTTTCGATCTGTTTTCTGGCTGCGAGACTGGTCGCCCAGCATCGGATCCCGGACCTGCGCTTCCGCTTGCTGCCTTGCGGCCGGCTCGTCTACCTCGACATCATCTGGGCTGACCATGCCATCTCGTCGGAGACGTTCGCGACCTGGGAAAACGAGCCCATGCAACTGGGCAGCGAAAGCTCACCGCTGTCGCTGCGCGACGTGATCGACCGCCATGGGGGTGAAATCTGGTACGAACGCGAAAAGGCCAGCCAGCAGCGCTGCTTCTTTCGCTTCGTCCTGCCGGTTGCTCTGCCGGACAGCCTGCAGGCGCAGCCGGTCGGCGACGAACCGAGCGTACGCCCGGAGTACTACGATTTTGACCTCTTTCACTTCCGCGATCAGAGCATCGATCTCGACCGGCGATTGAGCGACCTGGCGTACACCGTCTTCGATACCGAAACCACCGGGCTCGAACCCGCTGCCGGGGACGAGATCATCCAGATCGGTGCCGTGCGCATCGTCAACGGCCGCCTCCTGCGGCACGAGAACTTTGACCATCTCGTCGACCCGCAACGCTTCCTGCGACCCGAGGGTGTTCGCATTCACGGCATCACCGACGACATGGTGCGCGGGCAGCCCCAGATCGACATCGTTCTGCCCGCCTTCCATGATTTCTGCAACGACACCGTGCTCGTTGCCCACAACGCGGCCTTCGACATGCGCTTTCTGCAGTTGAAGGAGGATTCGACAGGCGTGGTGTTCAGTCAGCCAGTCCTCGACACGCTGCTGCTTTCCGGAGTGCTGCACGCCAATCAGGACTCGCACCAGCTCGACCACATCGCCGAGCGCCTCGGCGTGGTGATCGAAGGTCGCCACAGCGCGCTCGGGGACGCCTGTGCCACGGCCGAGGTCTTCCTCAGGATGCTGCCGCTGCTGGCACAGATGGGAATCGTCACCCTGCGGCAGGCCCTCGAGGCGTCGGAGAAGAGCTATTTCGCGCGCGTGAAGTACTGA